Proteins from a single region of Candidatus Zixiibacteriota bacterium:
- the mreC gene encoding rod shape-determining protein MreC has product MRWFSTVFHKNRRLLNYILAAVFLLLVTVINDPVRISLAKISASVFYSPFFRLKSHIQELQNVAEENRFLRRQLTETSLQLVRLNEARRENQRLRELLGFEPPENFRLVPVKIVSLYQQLYPVAAVVNKGSNDGIRANLAVVNRYGLAGKIVDVMTNYATVQLLTDPSNAVSGRVGDSRQIGIVRFSTQRGLYMDNLPADAQVKKGDLIISSGLGGVYPPGLAIAQVDSVYANAGEILKRVNLRPTVNFFEIDELYILMED; this is encoded by the coding sequence ATGAGATGGTTCTCGACGGTTTTCCATAAAAATCGTCGTCTCCTCAATTACATTCTGGCGGCTGTCTTCCTTTTGCTGGTCACGGTCATCAATGACCCGGTTCGCATTAGCCTCGCCAAAATTTCAGCGTCCGTTTTCTATTCCCCTTTTTTCCGCCTTAAGAGCCATATTCAGGAGTTGCAGAATGTTGCCGAGGAGAATCGTTTCCTGCGCCGTCAATTGACGGAAACATCGCTGCAATTAGTCCGGCTTAATGAAGCCCGCCGGGAAAATCAGCGGCTCCGCGAACTGCTTGGTTTCGAACCTCCCGAAAATTTCCGGTTAGTCCCGGTCAAAATTGTTTCTCTTTACCAGCAACTCTATCCGGTCGCCGCTGTCGTGAACAAGGGCTCCAACGACGGCATCAGGGCAAACCTGGCGGTGGTCAATCGCTATGGTCTGGCGGGCAAAATTGTCGATGTCATGACCAATTATGCCACAGTTCAACTCCTCACCGACCCCTCCAATGCGGTATCGGGACGGGTGGGGGATAGCCGCCAGATAGGCATCGTCCGTTTTTCCACTCAGCGCGGCTTATATATGGATAATCTGCCCGCCGACGCTCAGGTCAAGAAAGGAGACTTGATTATCTCTTCCGGGCTGGGCGGCGTCTATCCTCCCGGATTGGCTATTGCCCAGGTTGACTCGGTTTATGCCAACGCCGGGGAAATACTCAAAAGGGTCAACCTTCGCCCCACTGTAAATTTCTTCGAGATTGACGAATTATATATACTGATGGAAGACTGA
- a CDS encoding PTS sugar transporter subunit IIA, with translation MKLSKFCSEDLITFNLKATTKDGILKELVELASKSNLVKDSVELLQDVRERENLVTTGVGYGVAFPHAKTKATKGIVIAFGRSDKGVDFDAMDHKPAHLFFLIAAPEDAIGAHLNVMARLSYIMKSEENRNKMMAVTSPGELLQMLDAIE, from the coding sequence ATGAAACTATCTAAATTCTGTTCCGAAGACTTAATCACATTTAATCTCAAGGCGACAACTAAGGACGGGATTCTGAAAGAACTGGTGGAACTGGCGTCAAAATCAAACCTGGTCAAAGACTCGGTGGAGCTTTTGCAGGATGTCCGGGAGAGGGAGAATCTGGTTACGACCGGAGTCGGATACGGAGTTGCTTTCCCGCACGCTAAGACCAAAGCCACCAAGGGTATTGTCATTGCCTTTGGCCGCTCCGACAAGGGGGTTGACTTCGATGCCATGGACCACAAGCCGGCCCATCTCTTCTTCCTGATTGCCGCCCCTGAGGATGCCATAGGGGCTCATCTTAATGTCATGGCGCGCCTCTCTTATATCATGAAATCAGAGGAAAATCGCAACAAGATGATGGCTGTTACTTCTCCGGGGGAACTGCTGCAAATGCTTGATGCCATCGAATAA
- a CDS encoding Trm112 family protein has translation MSLSKDLLELIVCPKCKGHLIYLPEQEQLKCENCRLIYRVEDDLPILLIEEAEKY, from the coding sequence ATGAGCCTTTCTAAAGACCTGCTGGAGCTGATTGTCTGTCCCAAGTGTAAGGGACACCTAATCTATCTGCCGGAACAGGAGCAATTGAAGTGCGAAAACTGCAGGCTGATTTATCGGGTAGAAGATGACCTGCCCATTCTGTTAATTGAGGAAGCGGAAAAATATTGA
- a CDS encoding acetyl-CoA carboxylase carboxyltransferase subunit alpha, whose product MQDKLCLEFERPIMELEKKISDMKDFAAGSNIQLSEEIASLQSKVNKMREEIFSSLTRWQKVQLARHPRRPHTLDYIELITTDFIELHGDRYFADDKALVGGFAKIEGRPVLIIGQQKGRDTKQKLLRNFGMMHPEGYRKALRLFKLAEKFNRPIVILIDTPGAYPGIGAEERGQAEAIARNLREMAVLTVPIVIVIIGEGASGGALGIGVGDKIFMLEYSWYSVISPEGCSAILWRDAAQAPHAAEALKLTADDLMELEIVDKIIKEPPGGAHNDYNTMAASIKIEVVSALDELQTLPVDQLLQSRLMKFRRMGVFRIAED is encoded by the coding sequence ATGCAGGACAAACTTTGCCTTGAGTTTGAGCGACCTATTATGGAGCTGGAGAAAAAAATCTCCGATATGAAAGATTTTGCCGCCGGCTCGAATATTCAGCTGTCCGAAGAAATCGCTTCCTTGCAGTCAAAGGTCAATAAGATGCGGGAGGAGATTTTCTCCAGTCTAACCCGCTGGCAGAAAGTCCAGCTGGCGCGCCATCCGCGACGTCCCCATACCCTCGACTATATAGAACTGATAACCACCGATTTCATTGAGCTTCATGGCGACCGGTATTTTGCCGATGACAAAGCGCTGGTGGGCGGATTTGCCAAAATCGAGGGTCGGCCGGTGCTGATAATTGGCCAACAGAAGGGGCGCGACACCAAGCAAAAACTTCTGCGAAATTTCGGGATGATGCATCCGGAGGGTTACCGCAAGGCGTTGCGCTTATTTAAATTGGCTGAAAAATTCAACAGGCCGATTGTAATCCTGATAGATACTCCGGGGGCTTATCCCGGTATCGGCGCCGAGGAGCGCGGACAGGCTGAGGCGATTGCCCGAAATCTTCGCGAAATGGCGGTTCTGACGGTTCCGATTGTAATCGTAATCATAGGGGAGGGGGCATCCGGCGGCGCCCTTGGTATCGGCGTCGGCGATAAAATATTTATGCTGGAGTACTCGTGGTACTCGGTGATATCACCAGAAGGCTGTTCTGCGATACTCTGGCGCGATGCCGCCCAGGCGCCCCATGCGGCCGAGGCGCTGAAACTTACGGCCGATGACCTGATGGAACTGGAGATTGTGGACAAGATAATAAAAGAGCCTCCCGGCGGGGCGCATAATGATTATAACACCATGGCGGCATCAATAAAGATCGAGGTGGTAAGCGCCCTGGATGAACTGCAGACCCTTCCTGTTGACCAGTTGTTGCAAAGTCGCCTGATGAAATTCCGCCGTATGGGGGTTTTCCGGATTGCGGAGGATTAA
- a CDS encoding MraY family glycosyltransferase, whose product MNHWLNISVFLSSFILAFVSVLGVIRLCEKHDILDYPGLHKRHKRPTPNLGGAAIFISFWLVLTGLVLFKPGSVAEITNPFPFIIGGGVIIFLLGVIDDLHPLRAKHKLAVEMMVGLILYLGGLKAAWLSIPGFGSASLGHFSAVITILWVVGLTNAINVIDGLDGLASGVSFIAAVSMAIIGFLFGISSVVAISLTLAGAVLAFWFFNRHPAKIFLGDGGSLLIGYIFAFISLLVPIKSFTAAALFLPLMVLGVPLIEIGSSFLRRFAAGKDVMKADRRHIFHYLAYLGLSQRQVVALFYLSGILLGTVAVIMFYFERILLLGLLILFMVVIFILFFILMGKIRKENKPSRNGH is encoded by the coding sequence ATGAATCACTGGCTTAACATATCTGTTTTCCTGTCTTCATTCATTCTGGCGTTTGTCTCGGTGCTGGGGGTAATCAGGCTCTGTGAAAAGCATGACATACTCGATTATCCGGGATTGCATAAGCGACATAAGCGGCCTACGCCCAATCTGGGGGGCGCCGCTATCTTCATTTCCTTCTGGCTGGTTTTGACCGGCCTTGTCCTTTTCAAGCCCGGCTCCGTTGCCGAAATCACCAACCCCTTTCCCTTTATCATAGGCGGTGGGGTGATAATCTTCCTGCTGGGAGTGATAGATGACCTTCATCCTCTCCGCGCGAAACACAAATTGGCGGTGGAAATGATGGTCGGTTTGATACTCTACCTGGGCGGGTTAAAGGCCGCTTGGCTCTCCATTCCGGGATTCGGTTCCGCCTCGCTGGGACACTTTTCCGCCGTGATTACCATTCTCTGGGTAGTCGGCTTGACTAATGCTATTAATGTCATCGATGGGCTCGATGGTCTTGCCTCCGGAGTTTCTTTCATCGCCGCCGTCTCAATGGCGATTATCGGATTTCTGTTCGGCATATCTTCGGTGGTAGCGATTTCATTGACTCTCGCCGGAGCGGTTCTGGCTTTTTGGTTTTTCAACCGTCATCCCGCGAAAATATTTCTTGGCGACGGCGGCTCTCTCTTGATCGGATATATATTCGCCTTCATTTCATTGCTTGTTCCTATTAAATCGTTCACGGCTGCCGCTCTCTTTCTGCCACTCATGGTGCTGGGCGTCCCCTTGATTGAAATCGGTTCCTCCTTCCTGCGGCGTTTCGCCGCCGGCAAAGATGTCATGAAAGCCGACCGCCGGCACATTTTCCACTACCTTGCCTATCTCGGTCTTTCCCAGCGCCAGGTGGTTGCGCTCTTTTATCTATCCGGGATACTGCTGGGAACTGTTGCCGTCATAATGTTCTACTTCGAGAGAATCCTGCTCCTGGGGCTGCTTATCCTTTTTATGGTTGTAATTTTTATATTATTTTTTATCTTAATGGGCAAAATTCGCAAGGAGAATAAGCCGTCCCGTAACGGCCATTGA
- a CDS encoding glycosyltransferase family 2 protein, producing the protein MSGISVSAIIVTYNSADSIINCLASLLPQLKSVGGEVVVFDNNSTDSTVLSIRGNYPEVKIMTSPKNIGFAAACNAAAPSAIGDFLLFVNPDLLLDNNAISMMLACFERRSDCGIVTARLRFPDGRFQANCRRFPTISNIFLSRGSLLQRYKLLKDNGAYTLPDYPEITRVPAISATCLMIRRSLFDELKGFDSRFFLFMEDTDLCQRALLVGKSTFFTPHAGAVHLWGSGSNIAAWRRDFYQHMSVWKYFLKYYPNGFSILALPLLLAINLVAKIILRGGSKKSRPLIV; encoded by the coding sequence ATGTCTGGAATATCAGTATCCGCCATCATTGTAACTTACAACTCTGCCGATTCGATTATCAATTGCCTTGCCTCTCTGCTGCCTCAATTAAAATCAGTCGGGGGAGAGGTTGTCGTGTTTGACAACAACTCGACTGATTCCACGGTGCTATCAATCAGGGGGAATTATCCCGAAGTCAAGATTATGACTTCCCCCAAAAATATCGGTTTTGCCGCCGCCTGCAACGCTGCCGCGCCATCGGCTATCGGGGATTTTCTGCTTTTCGTCAATCCCGACCTCCTTTTGGATAACAACGCCATTTCTATGATGCTTGCCTGCTTCGAGCGCCGAAGCGATTGCGGCATAGTAACAGCCCGCCTGCGTTTTCCCGATGGCCGCTTTCAGGCTAATTGTCGGCGTTTCCCGACTATATCAAATATCTTCCTCTCCCGCGGCTCTCTCCTGCAAAGGTACAAACTGCTTAAAGACAACGGCGCCTACACTCTGCCGGATTACCCTGAAATAACCAGAGTTCCGGCAATCTCGGCGACCTGTCTGATGATTCGGCGCTCCTTGTTCGACGAACTGAAAGGGTTCGACTCTCGTTTTTTCCTTTTCATGGAAGACACCGACCTCTGTCAGCGGGCGCTTCTGGTCGGCAAGAGCACCTTTTTCACTCCCCATGCCGGAGCGGTCCATCTCTGGGGCAGCGGCTCCAATATCGCCGCTTGGAGAAGAGATTTCTATCAGCATATGTCGGTCTGGAAATATTTCCTGAAATATTACCCTAATGGCTTTTCCATTTTGGCTCTTCCGCTATTGCTGGCAATCAATCTTGTTGCAAAAATTATTCTCAGAGGGGGTAGCAAGAAATCCCGCCCCCTCATAGTTTGA
- a CDS encoding polyprenol monophosphomannose synthase: MTTSNRPLIIFPTYNEKENIERIINAVLGQDDSIEVLVVDDNSPDGTGQIVDKLAAANRRIHILHREKKEGLGRAYIAGFKWAIERKYDYIFEMDADFSHGPDYIPDFLEAIKENDLVIGSRYISGVNVINWPMSRLLLSYFANVYTRIITGLPVRDATGGFKCFRRQALEAIPLDSIKSNGYIFQIEVSLRIWKKGMRLKEIPIVFVDRRLGASKMSKKIVREAIWKVWYLRLMSLLGRLK; the protein is encoded by the coding sequence ATGACAACAAGTAATCGACCCCTGATAATCTTTCCCACCTACAACGAAAAGGAGAATATTGAGCGGATAATTAATGCCGTTCTGGGGCAGGATGACTCTATTGAAGTGCTGGTGGTGGATGATAACTCGCCTGATGGAACGGGCCAAATCGTTGATAAACTTGCCGCCGCCAACCGAAGAATCCATATTCTGCACCGGGAGAAGAAAGAGGGATTGGGGCGGGCTTACATCGCCGGTTTCAAATGGGCGATTGAAAGAAAATATGACTATATATTCGAAATGGATGCCGATTTCTCCCATGGGCCTGATTACATTCCGGACTTTCTTGAAGCGATCAAGGAAAATGACCTGGTAATCGGCTCCCGCTATATCTCCGGAGTCAATGTCATTAACTGGCCTATGAGCCGCCTGTTATTGTCTTATTTTGCCAACGTTTATACCCGGATTATTACCGGTCTGCCGGTGCGCGACGCCACCGGCGGTTTCAAATGTTTCCGACGACAGGCCCTGGAGGCTATTCCGCTTGATTCCATTAAATCAAACGGATATATATTTCAGATCGAAGTGTCCCTCCGAATATGGAAGAAAGGGATGCGCCTCAAAGAGATTCCGATAGTCTTTGTTGACCGCCGTTTGGGGGCATCCAAAATGTCCAAGAAGATTGTTCGGGAGGCAATCTGGAAAGTCTGGTACCTCCGTTTAATGTCCCTTCTGGGACGTCTAAAGTAA
- a CDS encoding glycosyltransferase family 2 protein — MISVIVPAYNEEGNIAEFCRQFDQMRRQVNHPYELILIDDGSTDSTWKVIQEQAAKYEFIRCAQHPVNRGLTEALQTGFANSSGEIYVFYPADLQYLPEDIPALVQPILDGADVVAGWKQGKYRKRFVSGIYNYLSRRIFNLKIHDQNSVKAFRAEVTRDMFLRRDWHRYLVVLAADRGYKIAEVKIPLYERRWGKSKFSIWRIPVGVLDMIAVKTQLTLLKKPLLFFGFTGSIFLLLGFLVGLVALYFRFVEGEGYRPMLYLVMLLSGLGMGFFILGFLAEALAALKEELAVIRKKLSDFERKQK, encoded by the coding sequence ATGATTTCTGTAATTGTGCCGGCGTACAATGAAGAAGGCAATATAGCTGAATTCTGCCGCCAGTTTGACCAGATGCGCCGCCAGGTAAATCATCCTTATGAGTTGATACTCATTGATGATGGTTCCACCGACAGCACCTGGAAGGTCATTCAGGAACAAGCCGCAAAATACGAATTCATCCGTTGTGCCCAACACCCGGTAAATCGCGGTCTGACCGAGGCCTTGCAGACCGGCTTTGCCAATTCATCCGGGGAGATTTACGTCTTCTATCCGGCTGACCTGCAGTACCTGCCGGAAGATATCCCGGCGCTGGTGCAGCCGATTCTTGACGGCGCCGATGTCGTGGCGGGATGGAAACAGGGAAAATACCGGAAACGGTTTGTATCCGGGATTTACAACTATCTTTCCCGACGAATCTTCAATCTCAAAATTCATGACCAGAATTCGGTCAAGGCGTTTCGGGCCGAAGTAACCCGCGATATGTTTTTGCGCCGCGATTGGCATCGTTACCTGGTGGTCCTGGCGGCGGACCGGGGGTACAAAATTGCCGAGGTAAAAATACCGCTGTACGAACGGCGCTGGGGAAAATCGAAATTCTCCATCTGGCGCATACCGGTCGGTGTCCTCGACATGATTGCCGTCAAAACCCAGCTGACCCTGCTGAAAAAACCGCTCCTCTTTTTCGGATTCACCGGCTCCATCTTTCTGCTGCTTGGTTTTCTGGTCGGACTGGTGGCGCTCTATTTCCGTTTCGTGGAAGGGGAAGGATACCGTCCCATGCTCTACCTGGTCATGCTGCTCTCCGGGCTGGGTATGGGGTTTTTTATTCTGGGATTTTTGGCCGAAGCGCTGGCCGCATTGAAAGAGGAACTGGCGGTTATCCGAAAAAAACTGTCCGACTTCGAACGGAAACAGAAGTGA
- a CDS encoding tetratricopeptide repeat protein, producing MGNKNTLEIAPRWELAAFLVVTLLALLVRINHLSADPPIELTTSQDVYTDPAQYTSFARNYVLFGSFNPLHDYRLVFFLKSATTLLAVAIFKLFGVSYASANTVGLAFSFSTLILLYFIIRKAAGVIAALLFLLFISFDFNQTFFGRLSFLENSMNFFAVASFAVLYLSHKAALLPLAGLLLGAGIFFGKLIGMTYFFPFFCYALYEFYLGYPSETKRIAKKYLLFAAGFAGIAVFWYFFSYRPMASSVTGYVEEQAFDLYGAPTALKSFGDFLYKYVSLGMKSRLFERMPVPALLGWGMIVFILYKLTPLSDLRRKLVSLSPGLIFFFAAALGAYGALMIWNYRPLRYQTMLIYPLYALAAIMVSNLLGRKIKSPSKPNRTVLFWSLFFILSLVALYQLLQQAIGYEKGSFDLTTVPYFFLAIGVGFTFLAYFIVNFTAVSRLLASRPARYILLIALIAGTILPGAIKYLHWSGRATYCIEANSRDINTVLSPEAVISGPYAATLTLGNINSNLIHMFGVANVDTAFFKRYPITHLLLDKSNEEQAKNNYPEIMRQAKQVSFYYIGTFRVTLYRVAGATGNITADQYQLSNYEIAIDSYFRNQYETGHLYMRRHQTQFPRNLSANYASALLAHEFKIYDEAEMFFKEAIAFSPTDFHLRYRLGEFYIAMNRESGRPEFYEKGKKELELVKKYNPISKQVWKNVDDLLAGKSTGEIE from the coding sequence TTGGGCAATAAGAACACTCTGGAGATTGCGCCCCGTTGGGAACTGGCGGCATTTCTGGTCGTTACTCTCCTGGCGCTTCTTGTCAGGATAAATCATCTATCCGCCGACCCGCCTATTGAACTCACGACCAGCCAGGATGTCTATACCGACCCGGCACAATATACCTCCTTTGCCCGAAATTATGTCCTCTTCGGGAGTTTCAATCCGCTGCATGATTACCGTCTGGTTTTCTTCCTCAAATCGGCAACCACCCTGCTGGCAGTGGCGATATTCAAGTTATTTGGTGTCAGTTACGCCTCCGCCAATACCGTCGGACTCGCTTTCTCATTCTCAACTTTGATTCTGCTGTACTTTATTATCCGAAAAGCGGCCGGTGTAATCGCGGCGCTTCTCTTCTTGCTCTTCATTTCGTTTGACTTCAATCAAACATTCTTTGGCCGGCTCTCTTTCCTTGAAAACAGCATGAATTTCTTTGCCGTGGCATCTTTTGCCGTCTTGTATCTGTCGCACAAAGCGGCTCTTCTGCCACTGGCAGGGCTGCTTTTGGGCGCCGGAATCTTCTTTGGCAAACTTATCGGCATGACCTATTTCTTCCCCTTCTTTTGCTATGCCCTGTACGAGTTTTACCTGGGATATCCCTCGGAGACAAAAAGAATCGCAAAGAAATATCTTCTGTTTGCCGCTGGCTTTGCCGGTATTGCGGTTTTCTGGTATTTCTTCAGTTATCGACCGATGGCATCCTCGGTAACCGGATATGTTGAAGAACAGGCGTTTGACCTCTATGGCGCTCCGACCGCTTTGAAATCGTTTGGCGATTTCCTTTACAAATATGTCTCTCTGGGAATGAAAAGCCGCCTCTTTGAGCGGATGCCGGTGCCGGCATTGCTTGGTTGGGGAATGATAGTATTTATTCTTTATAAACTGACTCCTCTATCAGACCTGCGTCGAAAGCTGGTCAGTCTCTCGCCCGGTCTTATATTTTTCTTTGCCGCCGCGCTGGGAGCATACGGCGCGCTGATGATCTGGAATTATCGGCCTCTGCGGTACCAGACTATGCTTATCTATCCCCTCTATGCTCTTGCCGCTATCATGGTATCAAATCTCTTGGGCAGGAAGATAAAATCACCATCTAAACCGAATCGAACAGTTCTGTTCTGGTCGCTGTTCTTTATCCTGTCGCTGGTGGCTCTCTATCAATTGCTTCAGCAGGCGATAGGATATGAGAAAGGTTCCTTTGACCTGACAACGGTGCCTTACTTCTTCCTTGCTATTGGTGTCGGATTTACTTTTTTGGCTTATTTCATTGTCAACTTTACCGCTGTTTCCCGTCTGCTGGCATCCCGTCCGGCGCGGTACATTCTCTTGATTGCGTTAATTGCGGGGACCATCCTGCCGGGGGCAATCAAGTATCTGCATTGGTCGGGGCGCGCCACTTATTGTATCGAAGCCAATTCTCGCGACATAAACACCGTCTTATCCCCCGAAGCGGTAATTTCGGGGCCATACGCCGCTACTCTCACTCTGGGAAATATCAACTCTAACCTGATTCATATGTTTGGTGTCGCCAATGTTGATACGGCGTTTTTCAAAAGGTATCCCATTACCCATCTGCTTCTGGATAAGTCCAATGAAGAGCAGGCTAAGAACAACTATCCGGAGATTATGCGTCAGGCAAAACAGGTCTCTTTTTATTATATTGGCACCTTTCGGGTGACACTCTATCGTGTGGCCGGAGCCACCGGCAATATTACCGCCGACCAGTATCAACTTTCCAATTACGAAATCGCTATCGACAGTTATTTCCGCAACCAGTACGAAACCGGTCATCTCTATATGAGACGTCACCAGACGCAGTTTCCCCGGAATTTATCCGCCAACTACGCCTCCGCCCTGCTGGCTCACGAGTTCAAAATCTATGATGAGGCGGAGATGTTCTTTAAGGAGGCGATCGCCTTTTCACCCACCGATTTCCACTTGCGTTATCGATTGGGAGAATTCTATATTGCCATGAATCGCGAGAGTGGACGTCCCGAGTTTTATGAAAAAGGCAAAAAGGAGTTGGAACTGGTCAAGAAATACAATCCAATTTCAAAGCAAGTGTGGAAAAACGTCGATGATTTGCTTGCCGGCAAATCAACAGGAGAGATAGAATGA
- a CDS encoding DegT/DnrJ/EryC1/StrS family aminotransferase: MQIKFLDLKAQYDSIRGEIDSAIAETISSSSFILGPRVSAFEKNFAAYCGCTETVALNSGTTALHLILKALGVGPGDEVITAANTFIATVASIIYTGARPVLVDIDPHTRNIDLDKLPSAVSPRTKVIMPVHLYGRMVDMERLNSLANKHSLWVVEDACQAHGAKFQGKPAGSYGIAAAFSFYPGKNLGAYGEGGAVTTSDKELAHKIRILRDHGSERKYYHDMIGYNARMEGLQGAILEVKLRHLNSWNQERNRVASRYRVNLDSLPLGLPSESAEYYQVYHQFVIETDRRDELQKFLAECGVPTMIHYPVPVHKQKAFVETGLKTGPLPVTERLSERILSLPIYPELTDQQVDFISSRIREFFGQ, translated from the coding sequence ATGCAAATCAAATTTCTCGACCTTAAAGCGCAGTACGATAGTATCCGCGGTGAAATCGATTCCGCCATTGCTGAAACGATTTCTTCCTCTTCGTTTATTCTCGGTCCCCGGGTGTCGGCGTTCGAAAAAAACTTCGCCGCCTATTGCGGTTGTACCGAGACGGTAGCCCTAAACTCTGGCACTACCGCCCTGCATCTGATTCTCAAAGCGCTGGGAGTGGGACCGGGGGATGAAGTCATTACCGCCGCCAATACTTTTATTGCCACGGTCGCTTCAATTATTTATACCGGAGCCAGACCGGTGCTGGTCGATATTGACCCGCACACAAGGAATATTGACCTGGATAAACTGCCCTCAGCGGTCAGCCCCCGCACGAAAGTTATCATGCCGGTTCATCTTTATGGACGGATGGTCGATATGGAGCGGCTCAATAGCCTCGCGAATAAACATTCTCTTTGGGTGGTGGAAGATGCCTGCCAGGCGCATGGGGCGAAGTTCCAGGGAAAACCTGCCGGCTCTTACGGTATTGCCGCCGCCTTTTCTTTCTACCCCGGCAAGAATCTCGGCGCCTACGGGGAGGGAGGAGCGGTTACCACTTCCGATAAGGAACTGGCGCACAAAATCAGGATTCTCCGCGACCACGGAAGCGAAAGAAAATACTATCATGATATGATAGGATACAATGCGCGCATGGAGGGGCTGCAGGGAGCGATTCTGGAGGTGAAACTTCGTCATCTTAACAGCTGGAATCAGGAGAGAAACCGGGTGGCATCACGATATCGAGTAAACCTCGATAGCCTGCCTCTGGGACTGCCATCGGAATCCGCTGAGTATTACCAGGTCTACCATCAGTTCGTAATTGAGACCGACAGGCGCGATGAGCTTCAGAAATTTCTGGCAGAATGCGGCGTTCCCACTATGATTCATTACCCCGTGCCGGTCCATAAGCAGAAAGCCTTTGTCGAAACCGGATTGAAGACCGGACCGCTGCCGGTAACAGAGCGCTTGTCGGAGAGAATTCTCTCCCTGCCGATATATCCGGAATTGACCGACCAGCAGGTTGATTTTATATCAAGCAGAATTAGGGAGTTTTTTGGGCAATAA